In the genome of Methanococcoides burtonii DSM 6242, the window TTTATATCATAAATAGGAATAGCTCGTCCGCGAATAATGGTTTTATTTGAGTCTTAAGTTTACTGTATTGCAACGCACACAAAGCGGTGTGTTGTAAAGAAAACGGACTAAAACCATGCAAAAAGATGAATTGATCCAGTTGCATACATTGTTGGCTCAGATAAAGAGACATCTGGAATCTTAGAGCAGTGATTATGACTTTTCTGAATATAGGTCGCTGTCAATAAGCCCTGTTCATATCCATCGCAGTAAAGCAGATCACAAACATGCTATATTTGTTCTTGGAAATCATCTTGCATCGATAATTTCAGATGATGAGCTTTCGGGTATTGGCAGGACATCTGCAAGAATGCAGGAATTTGCAGAACGTACAGGAAGGCACACACCAGTCAGCAATAATTAAATATTGTCAGGTAATCGGAACTTGGTATCAGAAAGTGAAGGTACTTCAAAAGAGATATTCTTGGAATGATTTACCCACGATCTTGGAGAAAGTTGTTTTTTCATAATGATCCCACTTTCTCCATCCGAATAATAATCCTGTTCGATCCAGCACGCTATAAAATCCATGTTCCTGTACATCTGAATAGCTTTATCGTTACTGATCCTTACCTCAAGGGTCGCAGATTTTATGCCCTTATCTTTGAACAGGTCCAGAATAGAATTAAGGAGCTTTTTTCCAACTCCTATATTCTGCCATTCCTTTTTAACTGCCAGGGAGAATATACGACCTTCGTTCGTTTCAGAACGATATCCCATGACAAAACCAATGATATTGCTGTCCATGGTCGCAACAAGAAATCCTTCATCCTTCATCTCATAGAAGTTCATGTAAACGAAAGGATTGTGTTCGGTAAATGCTTCCATTTCAATGGCCAGAACCTGTTCAAAATCCCGGGGCATAAACTTTCTGAGAATCATTGTATTTTAGTAGGTATCTCATTATAAAAAAGAATATTGAAAGAGGGAATAAAGAAAAGAAAATAAGAAAAGGTACTAAAGTAAATTAATACCTTAGTCAGCTTTTTTTACGTGTCTGAGGTCTACAGCTACGCCTCTTGAGGACCCAACCATCTCTTCTCCACTCATCATAGCGCGTCCGACTCCGATTGCTTTACTTCCGGTGATCATAACCTCATCTCCGGGTCTGATGTTCTTGTCAGCTGCAACAACACCTGGTGCAAGCAATGATCCCCTTGGGAGGAAATCATCTATGGTCACAGTATAACCTGAGTACTCCTCGGAATTTGAAAGCAATCGTATCCCTGCGACGGTAAGTGCGAGTATACCATACTGAGGTATCATTGTAGCGATCTGCTCTTTGCCGATGAAGACCTGATGTTTGGGGAATGGCGCTTTTATCTTTGCATCGTCAGGTACGATCAGCTTGCCAGCACCTGGACCGAACTGGTAGTCTGCAATAGACCTCATCATGTCGATCCTTGATCTGTTCTGCTTATACTCCCTTTCAGCTACTATATCAGAAACGGTCTTTTTCAGGTTATCAAGGGAGTCGTATGATGACACGTTCCCTGTACTTGTATAGATGAACTCTATGGAAAGTTGTTCTGAAACGATCTCACATATTTCCCTGTAAGCACCTTCTAAATGTGCTACGACATGTGAATATTTGTGTTTTGACAGATAATCTCTGAGGCAGGCAGAGACCCACTTTATTTCTTCAGCATCCCAGTATCCTGTCACAACAGCATCATAATGTGCTGCAGGATAGGTCATTTCAAGTTCTCTGGGTATGATACCGAGTGGGGAGGTAAGGATTACCTCATGTACGAATTTCCTATACTTTCCAAGCGATTTTATGAACTTGTTATGGGAATTGGATATTGAATATGGTTTCTTTGCCGAGCAAGGAAAAAGCACAAGTATTTCGGATTCTGGCGGTGTATATCTTTCCTGTATCCTCTTTGCAAACCTGACGACCTCAGGCCGTGTCATGGATTCAGAAGTCGTTGCAAGCATCTGGTTGGACCTGGCAATAGGAGTTTGCTTTTCCATGTAGTCGTATTGGGTATCGGAAAGTCTCAAAAGTGCCGCAAGCCATGGCTCTGTTCTACATTGTCCTTCAATGTATTCACGAAGGTTACCGGAGCGTATCCTTTCCCTCGCCAGGACTATCTCTGCTTCCAGCATGTTGCGGTTGTGTCTGCTGATCAGCTCTGCCCTATCAGCTTTAGGCATTGCCCTTAGTTCCTCGATGGTAATAGGTGCGCATGCTTCACATCTGCATGGCAGCTCTGTCATCGAATCAAGGAAATATTTGCCGGCAGTTGTCATGTAGATATCGCTACATCCGGCTATTATTGCCTTTGTATCATCGACAATATCTATTCCAAGGTAGACAAGCATTGCAGCATTTGCAGGGGTACAGAGGTTCGGCAGATATATTGCGGTATCAGGAGCAACACTACCCTTCAGATCGATAAGTCTCTCCAGGAACTTTCTCGCATTTCCTTCTAAAGAACCTGCACCTTCCATTACGTAAAGGTCAGCCTTTTTCACATCCACACCTTTGCGGAAGATGCGGCCTATGGGACCTGTAGATTCAACTTCGGTTCTCTCCGAGATCTTCATTACCACATCTTCAGGTACTTCCAAGGTCAGGTCCTGATGAGGAAGTATGATAATAGTTTCATCCCCGACCTCTTCGCGGATCTTCCTGATCCTTTCTTCTGCTTCTTCAATAGAGATGTTCCAGATGGAGCCTGCATCTGTTATGGGGGAATGGGCATCGTTAAGGGATGCTGTATCAATTATATATGGTGTCCTTACTGGTGTTGGAAAGAGTATTTTTCCAATTCGGGCAGCACCATCCCGTTGTTCTACCTCAAAGTATGATGTCATGTTTCCCTAATATGCTTAAGTAGATGTAAATCTTTTCTACTGAACATAAGTACCCAAACATTTATTTTTTAAAAGAGATTCAGGTTAAGATGATGCTCACTAAAGAACTTGAGGACATCCTCGGGAAAGAGAATGTTTCTACCCGAATGTCAGAGCTTTACTGTTATTCCTTTGATGCTTCCGGCGTAGAAGGGCTGCCGGACTTTGTTGTAAGGCCTGCAACCACTGAACAGGTAGCTGATGTAGTCAAATTAGCTGATATGTCTAACACTCCTGTTGTTGCAAGGGGTGCAGGCTCAGGTCTTTGCGGCGGCGCGGTTCCGGTAGAAGGCGGCATTGTGCTTGATATGTGCTCAATGGACCACATCCTTGACATCGATATTGACAATCTTCAGATAACAGTGGAACCCGGTGTTGTTCACGAAAAACTTAACAAGGCACTGGAGCCGTATGGTTTTTTCTTCCCGCCTGACCCTGGGAGCACTGCCATGTGTACTATCGGCGGGCTCATGGCGAACAATGGAAGCGGGATAAGGTGTGTGAAATACGGTACTACCAGGAACTATGTTCTCGATCTTGAGGTCGTCATGGCCGATGGCAGAATAGTGCACACCGGCTCGAAGACTTTGAAAACAGCTTCAGGGTATGATCTGACCGATCTGATGGTAGGTTCTGAAGGCACTCTTGGTATTATCACTAAGGCTGTGCTCAAGGTACATCCTCTGCCCCATGCCCGCAGTGTCATACTTGCATCCTTTGACAATACCACTCTTGCCGGCAAGGCCGTGGTGAAGGTGCTCTCATCCGGGATCATACCTTCGGCATGTGAAATTCTTGACAGTACTGCCATCAAGGCTGTCAGGAGTTTCGATCCTTCTGTGGAACTTTCGGATGTGGGTGCTATTCTTATGATAGAAGTGGACGGGATGGAGAACGCGGTCAGGGAAGAAGCTGCTCTTGTGGGGAAAGCCTGTGAGGAGCTGGCTTCTGCCATAAAGGTCGCGGAGAGTGGAGCTGAAAGTGAGAATCTATGGAAGGCACGCAGGCTGGTAGGTGCTGCCATATCAAAGATCGATGTTAAGCGCACTCGTATCTATGTCGGAGAAGATATCGGAGTTCCAATAAAAGAATTACCTGGTATGCTCGAATACGTGCGTTCGCTTTCAGAAGAGTTTGATATTCACATCATGACCTATGGTCATATCGGCGATGGAAATCTCCATACCGGGATGGCCATCGATATGCTCAGTGAGGAAGAACTGGAAACTGCACATGCTGTGGCGGACAGGATATACAGGCGTGCCATTTCTGTGGGCGGTACTGTGAGTGCTGAGCATGGGGTAGGAAAGGCACGAGCGATGTATATGGAACTGGAACATCCAACTTCCCTTGAGATAATGCGGCAGATAAAGAAGACCCTTGATCCGAAAGGGATACTGAATCCGGGTAAAATGGGGCTTTGATATGCAGGAAGATAAGCAAAGATCTATCCTCAAATGTGTCCGTTGCGGGGCATGCCGTAGCATATGTCCGGTCTTTGAAGAATTTGGCTGGGAATCTTTCAGTACGAGAGGGCGTATGCTTCTCGCAAAGGGCATTTCAAATGGGATGGATGTGGATGAAAGTATGATCGATAGCATCAATACCTGTACTACATGCGGGTTGTGTGAGCAGATGTGTCCCGCAGGGGCAAAACCCTCGGATGTTTTTGAGGAATTACGTCGTGACCTTGTCAGCATGGGCAAGATCACAGGTACACAATTGGAATTGTATAATAATACTCTCCTTACGGGAAACCCACTGGGTGAAAAGAGACCCGATACAAGTTTTATCCTGAAACAAAGGGATGTTCCCAAGGTCGCAGACTATGTATATTTCGTAGGGTGTTTAGGTTCATATCGATTCAGGGAAACTGCTCTCAAGACATATGATCTTATTAAAGATATGGGGGTGACCGTACTTTCTGATGAGGTATGTTGTGGCTCTCCGCTACTCAGGACCGGATTCGATGCGGATGAGCTCATAAGACATAATCTTGAGCAGATCGAAAAGACCGGTGCACATACCATAGTAGCCAGTTGTGCAGGGTGTTATAATACTTTCAAGAATGACTATCCTGACAGGTTCAATGTTGTTCACATAACTGAATTTTTAGCAGAACATATTGATGAATTGGGGCTTGAAATGCTGGACATTACGGTAACATATCATGACCCATGTCATCTTGGCAGGGCAAACAGGGTATTTGATCCTCCCCGAAAACTGATAATAGCTGTTTGTGATCTTAAAGAAATGAGGACCAACAGGGAAAATGCCAAATGTTGTGGAGGTGGTGGAGGAGTTAGAAAAGGCTATCCTGAACTTTCGGCTTCAATTGCTAAAAAGAGGATAATGGATGTTCCTGATAATGTGGATTACATGGTGACATGTTGTCCGTTGTGTAGGACGAATCTGGAACAGGCAAGTGCTGTTCCGGTAATTGATCTGCTGGACCTGTTATATATGGCACAAAAGGAAAGGCTGAAGGTCGCCTAAGTTCATTTATTTGCAGATATTTCCTTCTCAACGAATACAGGCAATTTGACATGGATCTCAGTGCCATGGTTTACTTCACTGTTTATCCATATGGAGCCTCTATGTGCTTCGATTATCTTTTTACAGATGATCAGTCCATAATCCTGATTGCTGTAACAAAGATCACATTCATCCCCTTCTTCAGGAACCTCACTGAATATATGGGTAAGCATATCAGTTGGAATACCTTTACCTGTATCTTTTATGATAATGTGTATGTCCCCGTTCTCTTCCGAGGCAATGAGGGAGATACTTTTTCCAGAGGGGGTATATTTGATAGCATTGTCAAGAAGATGCATCAATACACTTTCTATATATTTTGTGTTCCCGTGTATGGGTGGGAGTGAATCTGGAATGTCGGCATTGACCTCGAGTCCTTTATGATCGATCTGGGGGAACATGTCCTTTTTAAGCGTTTCAAGTATATTTTTGATATTAAGGAAACTGAATGTGTATTTTATAGTCTCATTCTGCATTTCACTTACATAGAACAGTGATTCTATAAGATGCTGAAGACGTTCTGAATTTCTGACAACTGATTCCATTGTCCTTTTTTGACGCTCGTTAAGGTTACCCAGCCTTTCATTGTAAAGCAATTCGCTGAAACCTTTTATTGATATTAATGGTGTTCTCAGTTCGTGATTGATGTTTGCCAGGAATTCATCTTTCATCTTGTGAGAACTGTGGAGCTTTTCGTTAGCCTTTGAAAGTTCTTCTTCAATATTTTTTCTTTCAGTCGTGTTTTCTCCTGAACGAATTATCCCTGTGATGTTGCCTTCACTATCTTTCAATATCACATCATGCCAGAGGATTATGCGTTCGGAAAACGTGCCATCCGCATTTTTAGTCACTATTAAACGTTCGTAATATTCAGGTGGTTCGGCTTTACCGCTCAAGATGTTGTGCAAGTCCTGTTTTCGGCTTTCACGTCCGTTTTCCTGAATTAAATCTATCCAGCTTTTACCGCGAATATCCTTTTTTTCCCAACCAAAGATATTACAGCTCTTCTTATTTGCAAATACTATCTCTGTGTCCTTGTTGATTATGACAATAATAGAACCTGCTGCATCGAGATATTGGTATGCCTGATTCTTTTCCTGGATTATGTTCTCCTGCAAGTGCTTTATTTTTAATAGGGAACGCACTCGGCTTGATATCTCCAGATAATTGACAGGTTTGTTGAGAAAATCGTCTGCACCTTCTTCAAGGCTTTTTATCTTTTCTTTCTTTTCTGTCAATGAGGTTAGCATGATGATAGGTATGAGCCTTGTGCGTTCATCATTCTTCAGTATCTTGCACAATTCATGCCCTGTAATGTCTGGTATCATGATGTCAAGTAAGATAATATCAGGACTTTCGGTAGTTGCTATTTCAAGACCTTTGTAACCAGAATATGCTTTTATAACTTCATAGTCGGAACTGAGTATAGCTTCCAACAGCTCAACATTGAAAATTTCATTGTCAATGATCAATATTTTCGATTTTTTTAGTGGCATGTTAGCTCTGTGAAGTTCTGGGATTTAATATCTCGATAATCTTCATATTATAAAAAATTTCATCTTTTTGGTGCAAACATATTCTTGCCTTTTCGTGGTATAAGGCAATTCCAGGTATTCCCGATAAGGTCCTGACGGTCCGCATTTTTCAATCCTTCGAAAATAAGACCATAGTTTTTTGGGTCACGATAATGCATCATTGCTCTCTGGATGTTCTTTTCTCTACGAGAAGTAGCTACATAGACTGGTTTTCCTGTGAAGGGATCAAGTCCTGTGTGGAACATACAGGTTGCCGCGGTCATCGGGGTTGGTATGAAATCCTGTACCTGTTCGGTATATCTGTCAGTTGCTTTGATGTACTCTGCAAGTTCTATCATATTATCCATTGTACATGCAGGGTGACCTGACATAAGGAACGTTACAAGATACTGGTCTTTGTTCAGTCTCTTGTTAGTTTCCTTAAATATCTTGGCAAATTTTTCAAATACTTCTCTTCCTGGCTTTTTCATACAGTCCGTGACTGATTTTGAAAAGTGTTCAGGTGCAATTTTCAATTGACCACTGACGTGATATTGGCAGAGCTCTGTGATATATTCAGGGTCTTGTAAGGCGAGGTCATATCGAACTCCATAACTTACAAAAACACGCTTTACTTCCGGCATTTCCCGAAGCTGGCGCAACATTTCGATATTTTCTTTGTGGGATGTGTCCATGGAGGGGCAGGGTTCAGGGTACAGACAAAGTTTATCCTTGCAGGCGCCCTTGTTCTCCCAGTTCTTGCATTTCATGGCATACATGTTAGCACTTGGTCCGCCAACCCCTATTATGTTGCCTTTGAATTCTTTCATTCTTGTCAGAAGCTCAGCTTCACGCAGTATGGAGTCAATGCTACGGCTTGTTATCATTCTTCCCTGATGTTGTGCGATGGCACAGAATGAACAGCTTCCAAAACAGCCTCTGTGAGTTGTTATTGAAACTCGGACAGTTTCAAGAGCAGGTACTGGCTCTTTGTATGAAGGGTGCTCCCGTCGGGTGTAAGGTAGGTCATAGACATGATCAAGTTCCTTTTGGGAAAGCTGTCTCATTGGGGGGTTCTGGACGATAGTCGTTTTTGGGTGGGGCTGGACAAGGGTGATCCCTCTTACAGGGTCCTGTTGGTCATACATTAGTTTGAATGCTTTTGCATATGTCGGCTTGTCCTTTGATACTTCATTGTAGGAAGGCATTTCCACGTAAGGGAATGGTATCTGATCGTTCTCTTTCGCTTCCTTCCATTTCTTCACCTCAAGTTTCCATGTGGTACCGGGAATCTCATTTATGTTCCTGATATCTTCACCTGAATCAAGCCTTCGGGCGATCTCAGGTGTTTGCAGCTCTCCCATTCCATATACGAGAAGGTCTGCGGGCGCATCGGCGAGTATGGATTGTCTTACTTTGCCGGACCAGTGGTCGAATTCAGCAAAACGCCTGAGGGACGCTTCTATTCCGCCGATGATAATAGGTACGTCAGGATATGTTTGTTTTAGACGGTTGGAGTAGACAACGACTGCACGGCTGGGGCGAAGTCCTGGTTTGCCTCCAGGGGAGTACATGTCCTTTGGACGTGGTTTTAGTGCAGGGGTATAGTTGCTGACCATTGAGTCAGTGTTCCCTGAAGTGACTGCGAAGAAAAGCCGGGGTTTTCCCAGTTTGGTGAAATCCTTTGTGTCTTCCCAGTTAGGTTGGGCGATGATCCCTACTTTGAATCCTGCATCTTCCAGGACGCGTCCTATGATGGTTGCACCAAAGCCGGGGTGGTCTACGTAGGCGTCACCTGTTACAATTATTATGTCAAGTTGATCCCATCCGCGGCTCTTGATGTCTTTAATATCCATCGGAAGAAAGCGGGATGTGTCTAACTTTTTCGGGTTACGTTTTTTATGTGACATGTGTTTGTCCTTTATCGGTATGCTCTTGACATCTGTAGTGATAAACGTATCTGCTTGTTCACGTCATCACTGGTAACTGGGCCGTGTCCCGGGTAGAGTGTAATTACATCCAGTTCTGTTAGTTTTTCTATAGATACTGAAAGCTTATCCAATGAGCCGCCGGTAAAATCGGTGCGGCCAATCCCTCCGTTTGGAAATACAGTGTCACCGGAGAAAAGGCTTTTCGAAGATGGCTCGTAAAGTGATATTCCTCCAGGGGTGTGGCCGGGGGTGTGAATGACCTCCAGGGATTCGGTCTCACTTATCTTTATTATGTCACCATTCTCGTAGAGGATATCCGGGTCGATGTCCGGGGCTGGTGCTGAGAAAAGTATGGATACACTCTCTTCTTTACTTTTCAGGGCTTGAGCATCATCTTTATGGATAGCGATAGGTGCATTGCATATTTCTGCTACGGCTTTAGCTGCGGCGCAATGGTCGAAGTGGGAGTGGGTCAGTATTATCAGTTCGATGTTTTCCGGCTGGGTGTGCTCTTTTATTTTTTGTATGAGCTGATCTGTATCCATTCCGGGATCGATGAGTATCTTTTCGTTTATGAGGTATGAGTTGGATGCGTATGGGGACGTGGTTATGCTGGTGATCTTCATTGTTTGACTCCGGGTGTGTTTTAGATGCCAAATATCTTCTTTGTGTTCCTGAAGGTGGCGTTTGCAATGGTCTCAATATCTGTACCTTTTGCTTCTGCTATTACTGAGAGGTTGTCCAGTACGAATGCGGGTTCATTCCTTCCTTTGCGAGGGGACAGGTAGGGGCTATCGGTTTCAATGAGCATTTTGTTAAGGGGGACGTTCTCTGCTATTTTTTTATGATGCTCTGAAAAACAGACTATTGTGGGGATGGATATGTAGTATCCTGCATCGTTTATTCTGGCCGCTGTTTCTATTGAACCTCCATAGCAGTGGAAGACAACCTTGTCGAGATCCTTTACCATTTCAAAACAGTCTTCTTCAGCTTCCCTTCCGTGAATTACGAGTGTCTTTTCGTATTTTTCTGCTATCTCTATTACTTTACGAAAGTATTGTTTCTGGTGTTCTCTTTCCTTGTCTTCCTTATAGTAATGATAGTCAAGACCTGCTTCTCCTATGCCTACTGCTTGTTCTGCATGTAGTTCTAGCTGGAGAAGAATCGAATTGGCGACTTCGTTGCCGTAGTGGGATACTATCAGAGGGCTTAGGCCGATTGTAGGATAGATAAAATCGTATTCGTTTGCAAGTGCGAGTGTTGCCTGGTTTGTCTTCAGGTCAATTCCTGAGTTGACCATTTTAACAACACCCGCATTGTGTGCTCTTTCTATTGTTTTATCACGGTCACGATTGAACTTTGGGAAGTCAAGGTGACAGTGTGAGTCTATGACCTTTAGCATGCTTCTTATGTTGAAGAGCATGTTAATAGCTGTTACGAGAGCTTCGATAGATGTGAGGGCAATGGAAATTACATTATATATGTATAACATGTAAAATTGAGTACATCAATATGCACTTCCAATATTAGACAAACCTTCATTAAAAAAGTTTAACATGGAAAATCTTATTAGTTAAAAAGCAAATATCGGTTCATGGCTGTTCGACGAACTCTTAAAACCCGTGAATTCGGCTATGAATTGTCAGGATTCGAACATAGTCTTCTTTTTGAAAAGGATGAAATCGGGTTTGTAAGATTTGATGGAAGAAGTCAATCAATTTTTTATCTTGATCCATCTCCATTTCTTCCAAGTCCAAAGCGAGATATTTATGCAATAAGAGATTCAAATGTCCCTGTTCCTGAAAAAAATGAGCTTATTGAAGTTACATCATTTGAACTTGAGAGGGTCGTTAGTGGTAAAATAAATAATTTAGTCAATACTAACGTTAAGTATGTAAGAGCATGGGTAAAAGTAAATCCCAATAAACTTCTTCATCGAAAGGTGATGAACTCAGAAGAGTATGTTGATTATTTTAAGCGACCATTCAAAAAAGAAGCTGAAAATGTAGATGAAATAGCACAAACACTTGCATTGTGTTCTGTCTCTTCAAATGCAGTGGGTGTAAATGAGAAAGGTGGCATTGATTCCGGCATTATTTCTAAAAAAAGTGGGTGGGAGCATTTCAAATCCATAATGAGAATGATCCCAAAAGAATTTAAATCGACAAAATCGGCATATTATTATACTTCGCTTGAATCGGAAAAGAATATTAATCCAACAACTAGTTTGGAAGTGAATTTATCAATATTTAACCCAAAGGAAATGTTTGTGCATGTTCCAGTAACATTTGATATTGATACAAGAAGCAAAGATCAATATTTGAAGGATATCTCATTTGAAATTCCATTTGTTCGAGCACAATTAATTGATTCTCTGATGTTCCAACCATTGATTACAAAAAAAGCTGAGAAACGTCTTACTGATCGTATTTATGACATGGTTGAAACATTCACACACACCGATCAAATTGGATACAAACAAGATTTGGGTGATGCAGCTCCCAAGATTGCATCTAGTATTGCCAGGATGAATTTTAAAACTGAAGTTTCTGTTGATGATGTAGATGATGGCTATAACAATTGGTTGGATATGTTCCATCATTCTCAACAATTCCGATCTTCGAATCTCGAAACAGATGATATTTTCCGGCTACCTGAAAATGCCAGGCATCTCTATCTTGAGATCGAGCAATACTTTGGTGTGGATACGGTTATTGATATGGTGGATATTGAGCAAATCTCACTACTTTCTCCAAAAGCACTTTCAGATGCGATTGCTAAATTAATAAATGTAGGTGCAGCATACTCGCCGAGGCGGAAAAATCTTAAATTGTTAGCATTTAAACTTTAATTGAGGGTATGATTATGATCAACCAAGAAATGTATGATGCTGCAAAAAAATCTGAAAAATTAAAATGGGATGTTATAAGATATGAGGATCAGATTGAAGAAATCGATAGGAAAGTACAGGAAGCAATTAATGATAATGTGAAGTTTGATTTGTGTCAAGACCGTAAAGAAATACAGGCTCGTCTCGATACTACAAAGGCATGCATAGATGAAATTCTGTGTGTATTTGACCCGATTCCCTTTGACTAAAAACGTACGTTGGTCATTTTTTTGTAAGTTTCTTAAATGCTTTTAATATTCAATGTGGGGTTCTACATACATCCTATTTTTTTATAGAAGTCATAAGCCCAAAACAAGATCTATGACTTCTATAGATTGCATGCTCACGCTGCTCCTTATTTTTTGAGGAGCATGTTAATAGCTGTTACGAGAGCTTCGACGGATGCGAGGACAATGTCAGCGTTTGCTGCGCGTGCGGTCACTATCCTTCCATTATCGTTCTGCACGCCGATAACGACTTCTGCAAGTGCATCGGATCCACCGGTGACAGCTTCTATCCTGAAGTCGTGTATGGTTACTTTTGCGTGTTGTCCGATAAGGGTCTCAACTGCTTTTAGGGCTGCATCGACCGGACCGATACCTACGTTGGATGTTACGCATTCTTTTCCGTTGAAGAGTGCTTTGACAACTGCGGTAGATGTGGTTATGTTTCCGGTCATGACACTGACCTCTTTCAGGTCGATAGCTGGCATTCCTTCGGGTTTTCCGAGGATATCGAATGCTATCGTGTAAAGGTCTGAATCGGTTATGCGTTTGCCTTTGTCTGCAAGCATTTTCACCTTTTTGATGATCGCATCGAGCTGATCTTCGGTCGGGTTGATGTTTGCAGATTGCAGTGATCTTAGTACGGCATGTTTTCCTGCGTGTTTACCGAGTACGATCCTTCGAGTATGTCCGACCATTTCAGGGGTCATGATGCCTGGTTCGAACGTATCGGAATTTTCAAGAACCCCATGGGTGTGTATGCCGGATTCATGGGCGAATGCGTTCTCTCCTACGACAGGCATGTGAGGAGGTATTTGAACGCCCGTGTAACGTTCGACCATTCGTGCGGTCTCTACGATATACTCGGTGTTGATGCTTGTCTTTGCACCGTAGATCGAGTGCAAGCTCATTACTGTTTCCGCAAGATCTGCATTTCCGGCACGTTCGCCCAGTCCGTTGACGGTGACCTGTGCCTGACTTGCACCGGCTTCTATTGCCATGAGACTGTTTGCAACGGCAAGTCCGAAGTCATTGTGACAGTGGGTGTCTATCGGGATGTTCATCTCTTTGTCCAGTTTGCTGATAAGGCGGTACATACCGGAGGGTGCAATTATTCCCACTGTGTCGGGAACGTTGATGATGTCACATCCTGCGTCTTCAACTGCCCTGTATACTTCTATCAAATAGTCAAGGTCTGTGCGGGTTGCATCCATTGCAGAGAACATGCAGCGCATGCCGTGGTCCTTTATGTACTGTACGGCATTTACTGACATCTCGACGACTTCTTCGCGACTCTTTTTGATGGTATGTATTCTCTGGATGTCAGATGTGGAAACAAACGTATGGATCATTCCAACGCCTGCATCTATACATGCATCAAGGTCTTTTGTTAGTACCCTTGCAAGGCCACATACT includes:
- a CDS encoding YgiQ family radical SAM protein, producing the protein MSHKKRNPKKLDTSRFLPMDIKDIKSRGWDQLDIIIVTGDAYVDHPGFGATIIGRVLEDAGFKVGIIAQPNWEDTKDFTKLGKPRLFFAVTSGNTDSMVSNYTPALKPRPKDMYSPGGKPGLRPSRAVVVYSNRLKQTYPDVPIIIGGIEASLRRFAEFDHWSGKVRQSILADAPADLLVYGMGELQTPEIARRLDSGEDIRNINEIPGTTWKLEVKKWKEAKENDQIPFPYVEMPSYNEVSKDKPTYAKAFKLMYDQQDPVRGITLVQPHPKTTIVQNPPMRQLSQKELDHVYDLPYTRREHPSYKEPVPALETVRVSITTHRGCFGSCSFCAIAQHQGRMITSRSIDSILREAELLTRMKEFKGNIIGVGGPSANMYAMKCKNWENKGACKDKLCLYPEPCPSMDTSHKENIEMLRQLREMPEVKRVFVSYGVRYDLALQDPEYITELCQYHVSGQLKIAPEHFSKSVTDCMKKPGREVFEKFAKIFKETNKRLNKDQYLVTFLMSGHPACTMDNMIELAEYIKATDRYTEQVQDFIPTPMTAATCMFHTGLDPFTGKPVYVATSRREKNIQRAMMHYRDPKNYGLIFEGLKNADRQDLIGNTWNCLIPRKGKNMFAPKR
- a CDS encoding TatD family hydrolase, whose product is MLYIYNVISIALTSIEALVTAINMLFNIRSMLKVIDSHCHLDFPKFNRDRDKTIERAHNAGVVKMVNSGIDLKTNQATLALANEYDFIYPTIGLSPLIVSHYGNEVANSILLQLELHAEQAVGIGEAGLDYHYYKEDKEREHQKQYFRKVIEIAEKYEKTLVIHGREAEEDCFEMVKDLDKVVFHCYGGSIETAARINDAGYYISIPTIVCFSEHHKKIAENVPLNKMLIETDSPYLSPRKGRNEPAFVLDNLSVIAEAKGTDIETIANATFRNTKKIFGI
- a CDS encoding 2-isopropylmalate synthase translates to MRNRKISIFDTTLRDGEQTPGVSLTPEQKIEIAHQLSKLGVDTIEAGFPIASAGDMESVRNIANAGLTSEVCGLARVLTKDLDACIDAGVGMIHTFVSTSDIQRIHTIKKSREEVVEMSVNAVQYIKDHGMRCMFSAMDATRTDLDYLIEVYRAVEDAGCDIINVPDTVGIIAPSGMYRLISKLDKEMNIPIDTHCHNDFGLAVANSLMAIEAGASQAQVTVNGLGERAGNADLAETVMSLHSIYGAKTSINTEYIVETARMVERYTGVQIPPHMPVVGENAFAHESGIHTHGVLENSDTFEPGIMTPEMVGHTRRIVLGKHAGKHAVLRSLQSANINPTEDQLDAIIKKVKMLADKGKRITDSDLYTIAFDILGKPEGMPAIDLKEVSVMTGNITTSTAVVKALFNGKECVTSNVGIGPVDAALKAVETLIGQHAKVTIHDFRIEAVTGGSDALAEVVIGVQNDNGRIVTARAANADIVLASVEALVTAINMLLKK
- a CDS encoding MBL fold metallo-hydrolase encodes the protein MKITSITTSPYASNSYLINEKILIDPGMDTDQLIQKIKEHTQPENIELIILTHSHFDHCAAAKAVAEICNAPIAIHKDDAQALKSKEESVSILFSAPAPDIDPDILYENGDIIKISETESLEVIHTPGHTPGGISLYEPSSKSLFSGDTVFPNGGIGRTDFTGGSLDKLSVSIEKLTELDVITLYPGHGPVTSDDVNKQIRLSLQMSRAYR